The genomic segment CAATCAACCAACAGGTCAACAACCCAATCAACCAACAGGCCAACAACACATTTACCGAACAGGCCAGCAACCATCTGACCGAACAGGCCAACAACCCAATCAACCAACAGGCCAGCAACCCAATCAACCAACAGGCCAACAACCCAATCAACCAACAGGCCAACAACCCAATGATTCAACAGGTCAACAACCCACTAACCGAACAGGCCAACAACCCACTGACCCAAGAGGCAAACAACCCAACAGGCCAACAACCCAATCAACCAACAGGCCAACAACCCACCGACACAACAGGCAAACAACCCAATGAGCCAACAGGCCAACAACCCACTGATCCAACAGGCCAACAACCCACACACCCACTGATCCAACAGGCCAACAACTCACTGACCCAACAGGCCAACAACCCACTGACCCAACAGGCCAACAACCCACTGATCCAACAGGCCAACAACTCACTGATCCAACAGGCCAACAACCCAATCAACCAACAGGCCAACAACCCACCGACACAACAGACCAACAAGACAATGAACCAGAAAGCCAACAACCCAATAACCCAACAGGCCAAAGCCAAATTGTTGTATCTACAGCCTATGCATTTTTTACAAACATAGTAGCATCAATTTACTAATGAAGTACAGTATGATTGTTTGCAGGAAATGGTACACAGACAACAGCTGCTCCACAATCTGATGGCACATTTAAACTTTATGGGTACAAATGGTTTAGTTCCGCCACAGATGCTGATATGACACTCACCCTAGCAAGAATACAGCAACCTGATGGCTCTGTTATACCTGTAAATAGTATGCCATATGACGTTGTAATTATTTATGACATTAGAGCACTCATAAAAAATCTTGACATAACATAGCGAATAGCTTGATATTTCTCTAATGTCTGTTTCATTGCAATAATATTTTCTCAtcaaaccttttttataagcaGTAGGCTAAAGTGTGAAAAAGGTTTCACTCATCGAGACTGAGTTTCCAAAATTCATGAACAGGCTGGAAACAACTGTAGTCTTAGTTAAAGAAGGGAGGGGGTTAAACTGATTAATTGTTTGCTACTTTATCCTTTATTAATTACCTGTTTTGGAATTCCATCTTCTGTGTTATTTAATTCATACAGGGTTCTAGGGGAATCACCATGTTTTATCTTGAAACAAGAAAGGAAGATGGTACTCTGAACAATATTGAAGTGCAGGTAATTgcagctgtttttttttttcagtttcttTGTTGTCGTTCTCTTACTTTTGGCTGTTTGCTCATTAGCGTCTGAAAAACAAGCTGGGAACCAAACAACTGCCAACAGCAGAACTGTTGCTTGATGGATCAGTAGCTCATCAGGTAAGGAGACCTTTGACCTTTGCAGTGGCCGAGCTGGGTCACACTAGTTGGCTGCAAcaccacaacaacacaaaaagttGCTCTACCATTACCAAGGGGTGAGGAATTTGAACTTGAAAACTACCAtatatgtttttgttgctTTTGATTGGCAAGACCTTCAAGTTCAGTTGATTGCTTTTTACTCTCTTCATGTAGGTCATACATAAGGCCTTCATGGATTGCCTCCAGTTTTGTTAATCTGTTAAAACATGCAAGTTGATAATGCTAATTAGTTTTCTTGATGACAGATAACAGAGGAAGGGCGTGGTATTGCTGGTATTGCTAGCATGCTCACTATTACTCGCATTCACAACAGCATCTCTGCTGTTGCCGGTATGAGAAGGTGGGCATATTTTTGTTCGATTTTGATCCATCCTGCAATAGTTGAAAAGCCCTTCTTTGTTTACTCCAGTTGTTACACCTACAACTCCTTCtcattttcatcattatcatcatctcaTCAGCATAATCCCTTCGTCTTTATCTGGCCATCGTAATTTGATCGGCCATCACCTGAACACtgtttcatcatcattatgatcatcattgtcatcatcataatcatcatctgACCATCAttatttcatcatcatcatctggccatcatcatcatcttcatcagaCCATCATTATTTGATCATCATCGTTTTTGATTACCATTCTCATTATCACCTTTATATTGTCATCACCAAAAGTATTATAATCACACTTCTCTTTGTAGCCTTTTTTCCTTTTGAATGTTTTCAGTATTGAGCCATTATTAAAACAATGCAATACACTAATCCTTACATTTATATTCTGAGCAGTTTCCTTACTAATAGCCCTCATCTAATAACCCTCTCTTCTTCCCCACACTCTCTTGTAATCCTTCCTTTTGAATGTTTTCAGGATTGTGTGCCTTGCTCAGGATTATGCCCTCAGGAGGAGGGTTTTTGGCAAGACTCTAGCTCAGCATCCACTGCATGTCCAAACCATAGCCAAATTGCAGGTACTTTgcagaggtttttttttctgttaatCAGCCGACGATTGTGTCATCTGTGTGACGAATGTTTCAAGGCAGCAAAATTCCTTTCAAATTACTTAGTATACCAATTCTGTAGCAGTCACATTCTTTTCTAAAATGATAAGATGATATTTTGAGAATTATACCCTACAGTTTCACTCAAGTTGTATCCAgggtgtttttgttgttgttgttggtggtggtggtggtgtctACAGACCCATAGCCACGAATCTCTCTTAATATTTTCTCTTAGGGAGCTCGCAGTGATTctcaatttttttcatttagagGGATCGTCCTGTTGACTCTGGAAGTTCTTCAGAACCCCCCAAACCCTTGCTGGTCTACCTTCTTCTAAAATCTATTTGCTATACAGATGTTGTACATGTTTGTATTCATGGTTAGTTGGAGTTGCGAGCAGCATTCCTTCTGGTGATGGAGGTTGTATGACTGCTTGGTTTGGAAGAATGCAGCATGGCACTAGTATCTATTTGACATACAGATGTTGTACATGTTTGTATTCATGGTTAGGTGGAGTTGCGAGCAGCATTTCTTCTGGTGATGGAGGTTGTGAGACTGCTTGGTTTGGAAGAATGCAGCATGGCAACAGAGTGTGATAAGCACCTGCTCAGACTACTGACACCAATTGCCAAACTCTACACTGCAAAGCAGGTATTATATGGAAAAGAGGCTTCAAGCCAGTGATAGCCAACCTCTTCATAGTGCTATAGCCTATAGTAAataaaaagttgctgtatttCAGATTATCCAAAAAAAACACGCCCTTTCCTTCAAATTCTGTTCTTCCTCTTGGTATGATAGCACTCGAGTTAAGTAGTGTAATATTCAGTATACCAAGAGGAGGTATTTTAATAGCTATTGTCACTTAGTATAATTGTTTACCATAAAGGTCGCTCACCACTGTTTAGATAATGAGCTATTTTACCGTACACTTCCAAAGGCAATTTATGTGGCATCTGAAGGGCTGGAGAGTTTTGGCGGTCAGGGGTACATTGAAGACACTGGACTTCCAGGGCTTTTGAGGGATGCTCAGGTTTGTAAGCTCTTGTGTGATTAGCTCATAGGGAGAGAAGTGGGAGAATGGATAGAGGGGGAAGGAATGGTTcttaaaaatgaaatatataaaaaataaaacataatatCGAATCCTTTAAAGTACCGAGTTAATCGACATTTCTTTGCTACTGCCAATGTGGGAGGGCATTCTCATGATTTTATTATATAGTGTGTTGATGTGGATAGAAAACattattcaaaatatttatCTTGCCATTTTGGGAACCACGGATAGCGGATAGAAGGCATTAATCAAAACATTTGTTTCACCCTAGGTCCTGCCAATTTGGGAGGGCACCACCAACGTTCTTTCACTGGATGTTCTTCGCTCCATTGCAAAGAGTGACGGACAGGTACTGTATACTTACTCTTGCATGAGCTGTGAATAAGGGTGTGGGAAAGAGCATAAAAGTACGTTACCTATTGATAACGACACACGGGGGCGTATGTGAAATACACCTAGAAAGCGGTATTTATATATCTCTTTTTCTCTACAGCCTTGTCCATTTTCGTTCTAGACCACGGCCCCATCAGTTTTCACTTCCCTAACCGCGTCTGACTAGCCGTCGACCTTGTTCCCTTGCGATAAGTCAAGGCTAGATTTAGGGTGGGTGTACACTTATTTATTTCTTATGAAATCTCTCACGTTATTGCCAGGTTCTGCATGCTTTCCAAGAGTCTGTGCACTCCAAGCTTAAAGCAGCAGACTCCCTGCCCTCTCTTCGGTCATCGTGTGACGTCATACGAAGTGCtgtcgatgacgtcatgtctCCAAAGCATAGTGACGTCAAACTTCAGCCTTTGGCCGCTAGGGACCTCGCCTTCAGCCTAGCTAGGATTTATATGGGTAATTTTGACTTTACTTCAACTATTGCATAAACACTCGCATAtgcaaaaatatattaagTAATCCTTTATCTAATCATTCTTATGGCCGCCATTGTCCGggataataatttttttttatatttaattaCTTTGTTATAAATATGCTACGAACGtaataatacaatacaataatgaTAACAGTCATAAGAACCTTAGTCATTCTGACTCGTCGACAGCTAACCCCAACTTAGACCCCATTGCTGATATTTTGGTAATTCAGGTTCGATAAACATAGTAGTGGTTTAGTTGATCAATTATAGACCCGTGATGTCTCGGTACAATACATGGCCGTGGCGTGGGAACGTTATTGTTTCATCGTGATAATTTTCTCACATTTACGTGATTCCTTTGTCGCTGTTTTTGACTGTTTATAAACTTGTTATGGCTACCCACTTACTAATTATTGGTGACATAGAACAACTTTTTtatattgatttatttgttatttcttgttaGCGGTATTGATGATTGAGCATGCGTCGTGGGAGAAAGCTGAAGCTCACGATATCGAGGCTTCAAAAAGGTTAGTGtagatattgtttttttttgtgcaaaAGGAAGAGAAAGGAGCGCCACGTTCCCCCTCCGCCGACTCGTTTCGCGCCTCGTTGCGCTGACCTCGACACCCGAGGATGGATGTGTAATATTTAAATTGTTCTACTTCATCATTGACGTCATCTTCTCTCTCTCACTTATTAGATGGTGTCAGCAGGATCTTACTCCGCTGCTGACCAACCTACGTCACAACGCCTATGATGTCACCAGCGTGTCACATGACTTGGCCCTTGTGATGGGGGGACACCCCGAATGCTCTAGTAAATTATAGTTTCTATAGATGAGCATGCTCTTACACTCCAAATGAGTTGAATGGTGGGGACCGCCTTGGTTTTCTACAGATTGTCTGTATAATCTATATTGCCTATAATCTGTTTGGCCATGTCTTTTGTGGACACCAGCCATTGTGTTGTTTCAGGCATTTTAGAGGGGCAAAGGCCATGTAGCAAAAGGTACAAGGACATGCAGTCTACTCCGAGTCGTTCTTAcgcgggtttcctgtggttgaagtaatttgtgacgtcacaggaagtCATCTTCACCTGTTCTGTGGGTGAACTATTTCCAGGCCCCAAGCCGTCTCACGTTTAATCTCCGAACATAGGAAACCCGTTAAGAACGCCTATGACTAGGCTAAACTAAAATACGGTGAATTGCAATTATTACTAGTATAATACGCAAATCAAAAGCAGTTTAATGTTCTAACTTCCACCATGTTTATAGCACTTCAAACAATTAGATCAGTTCAAAGCTGTTCTTATTTGAGAGAGCCCTTTTAAAGACAATTATATCAACAATTATtatcttttaaaaacaattaaaattgttttcacCGACAATATATCTGTAATAAAGCCAATTTCTTGGAGCTGTTGTCATAGATTGATCTGGTTCCCTTTTAGCCGTGATTCATAACAGTTTAGGCTTTTGGATATGTCATAACAATTCACACAATTTGACCCGACAGATCTCCGATGTATGATTATAGAAAATCCAACATAAGAGGCAATCGTGTAGCAGTTGTTGGATTTCCTATTACCATATATCGGAGATTTGTCGGGTGCAGCCAAGCGGTCTCAATGCACGTGTGAATTCCATGTTATGACATATCCAAAACAATAGGAAGTCCAAAAGCACAAACTTCCTCCAAAGGCCCTATTAGCTTCAATATTTACCTCAAAGTTCGGTTACAGTAGAGGTTCttataagacatttattgaatAAAACACCACGACAGAGTTATCTACAACTACAAAAGGCTTCTCTGAAGAAAGagggaaaaatatatatcaggGATTTTAGGAATAGAAACGATTTTCACAATTAGatgagaattaaaaaaaaaagatcaataGAAATTATATTTAAGGTTCTTATTGTCAAGACAATCTGATTCTCCATTATAGaatacatttcaataaaaaaaatcatatttcGGTGCAaactgagcctcggcatgttgtTAAAATTTGGCGAAAAtcttcttatataaaaaagagtatGTTTACCTAAAAAATTTTTCACGTTTTCAAGATCAGAAGATGTTTTACTGTCTTTTTGATAATGGCGCCCTCCGCGC from the Nematostella vectensis chromosome 4, jaNemVect1.1, whole genome shotgun sequence genome contains:
- the LOC116615756 gene encoding acyl-CoA dehydrogenase family member 11, with translation MFSPRVRQRVAADLSRSGLRTGLVLRYLCNSRAMTSKRDHPEATSLPEAFSGAKRGSFFQQPPLLHNQFTTDALLLCYLQRVLPPKVLQEISPDLERFGERVATDVYTMGRDCELNPPSLDHFDAWGRRIDRINTCSGWSQLHDVAAEEGLVAVAYDRKYQQWSRVYQAVKLYLFSPSSGLYSCPLAMTDGAAKTLEEIRPNGVMLKTAYKHLTTRNPGHFWTSGQWMTERQGGSDVGNGTQTTAAPQSDGTFKLYGYKWFSSATDADMTLTLARIQQPDGSVIPGSRGITMFYLETRKEDGTLNNIEVQRLKNKLGTKQLPTAELLLDGSVAHQITEEGRGIAGIASMLTITRIHNSISAVAGMRRIVCLAQDYALRRRVFGKTLAQHPLHVQTIAKLQVELRAAFLLVMEVVRLLGLEECSMATECDKHLLRLLTPIAKLYTAKQAIYVASEGLESFGGQGYIEDTGLPGLLRDAQVLPIWEGTTNVLSLDVLRSIAKSDGQVLHAFQESVHSKLKAADSLPSLRSSCDVIRSAVDDVMSPKHSDVKLQPLAARDLAFSLARIYMAVLMIEHASWEKAEAHDIEASKRWCQQDLTPLLTNLRHNAYDVTSVSHDLALVMGGHPECSSKL